One Persephonella sp. genomic region harbors:
- a CDS encoding TlpA disulfide reductase family protein: protein MKNIALSLILAIFVFTGIANAKNIEKLYFYDLNGKKVSVESFKGKPTVLVFWQIYCHGCKRELPEVSELAKKYKDKVRFYAVVLNTRDILTIEERKREWGFDLPVLISDYKTMVSFRVVGTPTTIVLDKNLKIKARFMGAGKVKFLKKVLDRLTKSK, encoded by the coding sequence GTGAAAAATATAGCACTTAGTTTAATTTTGGCAATATTTGTCTTTACAGGAATAGCAAATGCTAAAAATATTGAAAAGCTTTATTTTTATGATTTAAATGGTAAAAAGGTCAGTGTAGAAAGTTTCAAAGGAAAACCTACTGTGCTTGTATTCTGGCAGATTTACTGTCATGGATGTAAAAGAGAACTTCCTGAAGTGTCAGAACTGGCTAAAAAATATAAAGACAAAGTTAGATTTTATGCTGTTGTTTTAAATACAAGGGATATATTAACTATTGAAGAAAGAAAAAGGGAATGGGGATTTGACCTGCCTGTGTTGATTTCTGACTACAAAACAATGGTTTCCTTTAGGGTGGTTGGCACGCCAACAACTATTGTTCTGGATAAAAATCTGAAAATAAAAGCCAGATTTATGGGTGCAGGTAAGGTAAAATTCTTAAAAAAAGTTTTAGATAGACTCACAAAAAGTAAATAA